In Cryptomeria japonica chromosome 10, Sugi_1.0, whole genome shotgun sequence, a genomic segment contains:
- the LOC131072552 gene encoding non-specific lipid-transfer protein-like produces the protein MAMAMEGSYKWKSVYFVAAIIGMVVVGMSSKADGAISCSTVVSDLIPCLSYVSGSSAKPTKGCCNGIKTLNTAAKTTDDRQAVCNCIKSVASSYSSYFDKASKLPGLCGVNLGFALTPSLDCSTVH, from the exons ATGGCAATGGCAATGGAGGGAAGTTACAAATGGAAATCAGTTTACTTTGTGGCGGCTATAATTGGCATGGTGGTGGTGGGAATGAGCAGCAAGGCGGATGGCGCAATATCATGCTCAACGGTGGTGTCTGATTTAATTCCTTGTCTTTCCTACGTTTCAGGAAGCTCCGCCAAGCCCACGAAGGGATGCTGTAATGGCATTAAAACTCTCAACACCGCCGCCAAAACTACAGACGACAGGCAAGCCGTGTGCAACTGCATAAAGTCGGTGGCGTCTTCCTACAGCAGTTACTTTGATAAGGCCAGCAAGTTGCCCGGTCTCTGTGGAGTTAATCTCGGCTTTGCCTTGACACCCTCGCTTGATTGCAGCAC GGTCCATTGA